In one Chitinophaga sancti genomic region, the following are encoded:
- a CDS encoding glycosyltransferase family 4 protein, with the protein MENVLIATVLSFVITYFAIPVLIRVAELKHLYDEPDERKSHKSRIPTLGGIAFFSGFIVATAVCVPALADSPFQYMVAAFFVIFMVGMKDDIVGLTPLKKLIGQLMASFAVIYLSNLQISSMYGFMGFNTLPPHFSLLLTYFTFLVVINAFNLIDGVDGLAGSVGMLVSGVLGTYFLYTGQLVYAVLGFSMAGGLAAFLIYNISPARIFMGDTGSLMVGLVNAILTIKFIEVAGNPAGKLPVESVPAVAIAILILPLFDTMRVFAIRMLHGRSPFAADRNHLHHYLLALNLNHRQTTLVCVGVNAAYIVFAFYFQHIGTGWLLGSMIGSALILTGVLYQLKKRKENMLHKVSLATVNEVKAVVEVMPKSPIRVNPKGVLQDK; encoded by the coding sequence ATGGAGAATGTTTTAATTGCTACTGTCCTAAGTTTCGTTATAACCTACTTTGCCATCCCCGTGTTAATCCGGGTAGCAGAACTGAAGCATTTATATGACGAACCGGACGAACGGAAATCTCATAAGTCGCGAATCCCAACTTTAGGGGGAATAGCGTTTTTTTCAGGATTCATTGTTGCAACTGCGGTTTGTGTGCCAGCGTTGGCAGATTCTCCATTTCAATATATGGTGGCTGCGTTCTTTGTAATTTTTATGGTGGGAATGAAAGACGACATTGTCGGACTTACACCACTGAAAAAACTCATTGGCCAGTTAATGGCTTCTTTTGCAGTAATTTATCTCAGTAATTTACAGATCAGCAGCATGTATGGTTTCATGGGGTTCAATACTTTGCCTCCTCACTTTAGCCTGCTGCTCACCTACTTTACATTCCTGGTGGTGATCAATGCTTTCAACCTGATTGATGGTGTCGATGGCCTGGCAGGTAGTGTAGGCATGCTGGTATCCGGCGTGCTCGGTACTTATTTCCTCTATACCGGTCAACTGGTATATGCGGTATTAGGTTTCTCCATGGCAGGCGGTTTAGCTGCTTTCCTGATTTACAATATTTCTCCGGCCAGGATCTTCATGGGCGATACCGGCTCTTTGATGGTAGGTTTGGTGAATGCAATTCTGACTATTAAGTTCATCGAAGTGGCTGGTAATCCTGCAGGTAAACTCCCTGTGGAGTCTGTACCTGCGGTTGCAATCGCTATATTAATACTGCCATTGTTCGATACTATGAGGGTATTTGCAATACGTATGCTGCACGGTCGTTCTCCGTTTGCGGCTGACCGTAACCACCTGCATCACTACCTGCTGGCACTGAATCTCAACCACCGCCAGACCACCCTGGTATGTGTAGGGGTGAATGCTGCTTATATTGTTTTCGCATTTTATTTCCAACATATTGGTACTGGCTGGTTACTGGGTAGTATGATCGGCTCTGCTTTGATCCTTACAGGTGTGTTATACCAACTCAAAAAGAGAAAAGAGAACATGTTGCACAAGGTGAGCCTGGCTACTGTCAACGAAGTAAAGGCAGTGGTAGAGGTAATGCCAAAATCGCCAATCAGGGTCAATCCGAAAGGAGTTTTACAGGATAAATAG
- the frr gene encoding ribosome recycling factor, which produces MQDDLNLIMDDASESMQKAIAHLELELSRIRAGKATPAILDGISVDYYGSLTPLSQVANINVADARTLTIQPWEKNMLQPIERAIIASNIGINPQNDGIIIRMFLPPLTEERRKEFVKRAAGEGEQGKVSIRSIRRDAIEAIKKLQKDGLSEDTAKDAEAEVQALTNKFIELVDKHCVQKEKEIMAI; this is translated from the coding sequence ATGCAAGATGATCTAAACTTAATCATGGACGATGCCAGCGAATCCATGCAAAAGGCGATCGCTCACCTTGAGCTGGAATTGTCCAGAATCAGAGCTGGAAAAGCAACTCCGGCAATTCTGGATGGAATTTCCGTAGATTACTATGGTTCTCTTACTCCGCTCTCCCAGGTAGCCAATATCAATGTGGCCGACGCGCGTACCCTGACCATTCAGCCATGGGAAAAAAATATGCTTCAGCCGATTGAAAGAGCTATCATTGCTTCCAATATCGGTATTAACCCTCAGAACGATGGTATCATCATCAGGATGTTCCTGCCACCACTGACTGAAGAAAGAAGAAAAGAATTTGTAAAAAGAGCTGCTGGTGAAGGTGAGCAAGGCAAAGTGTCTATCAGGAGTATCCGTCGTGATGCGATCGAAGCTATTAAGAAATTGCAGAAAGATGGTCTGAGTGAGGATACTGCGAAAGATGCAGAAGCTGAAGTACAGGCGCTGACCAATAAGTTTATTGAGCTGGTTGACAAGCATTGTGTACAGAAAGAGAAAGAAATTATGGCGATCTAA